Within the Agromyces atrinae genome, the region ACACCTGGCCGCTCGCGAGGCGATCGCGGAGCGCCTCGGGCGCGAGGTCGACGATCTCGATCTGGTCGGCGGCGCGCAGCACGGCGTCGGGAACGGTCTCGCGCTGCGGTGCTCCCGTGATCTGCTGCACGACGTCGCCGAGCGACACGATGTGTTGGATGTTCACGGTCGAGACGACGTCGATACCGGCATCCAACAGCGCCTCGACGTCCTGCCACCGCTTCTCGTGCGCGCCGCCCGGGGCGTTCGTGTGGGCGAGCTCGTCGACGAGGGCGACGTCGGGGGCGCGGCGGATGACGGCGTCGAGGTCCATCTCGTCGAGCTCGACGCCGCGGTGCGCAGCGCGACGACGCGGCACGACCTCGAGTCCGTCGAGGAGGGCGGCGGTCGCGACCCGGCCGTGGGTCTCGACGACGGCGACGACGACGTCACGGCCCTCGGCGAGCGAGCGGCGGGCCTCGGCGAGCATCGCATAGGTCTTGCCCACGCCGGGCGCGGCCCCCAGCAGCACCCTCAAGCGACCGCGTCGCATCTCCCTGTCCGTTCCTCTCAGCGTGAGCGCTCGTCGAGCGCGAGGTTCAGGCGGAGCACGTTCACGGTCGGCTCGCCGAGGTAGCCGAGGTCTCGTCCCTGAATCATAGACTCGACGAGCTCACGCACCTCCGCCTCGTCGAGACCGCGCTCGCGGGCGACGCGCGGCACCTGCAGCAGCGCGTACTCGGGGCTGATGTGCGGGTCGAGACCCGACGCCGAGGCCGTGAGCGCACCGACGGGCACGGTCGTCGGGTCGACACCCTCGAGCTCGGCGACGTTCGCGCGCCGTTCCTCGATGAGCGCGATGAGGTCGGCGTTCTCGGGGCCGAGGTTCGAGCCGCTCGACGCACCCGCGTCGTAGCCGTCCCCGGCCGCCGAGGGGCGCGACTGGACGTACTCGGGCAGCGGCTCTCCGTCGGCGTCGGTGAACGACTGACCGATGAGGGCCGAACCGACCACTTCTCCGTCCTGCGTGATCGTCGATCCGTTCGCCGCCGCGGGGAACGCGAGCTGGCCGACGCCGAGGATGACGGCTGTGTAGCCGACACCGAGGACGAGGGTCGAGATGAGGAGCAGTCGAATCGCGACGCCGG harbors:
- the kdpC gene encoding potassium-transporting ATPase subunit KdpC, whose product is MASPRQTLRTTGVAIRLLLISTLVLGVGYTAVILGVGQLAFPAAANGSTITQDGEVVGSALIGQSFTDADGEPLPEYVQSRPSAAGDGYDAGASSGSNLGPENADLIALIEERRANVAELEGVDPTTVPVGALTASASGLDPHISPEYALLQVPRVARERGLDEAEVRELVESMIQGRDLGYLGEPTVNVLRLNLALDERSR